In Deltaproteobacteria bacterium, the DNA window GTCCACGATGTCGGCCCCGTCCGATATCAACTCGAGCCCGCGTTCAATTGCTCTTTCCCGTTGAAAGAACTCTCCACCGTCGGAAAAAGAGTCGGGTGTGACGTTTACGATTCCCATGAGAAGCGGCGGCTTTCCATCGATCTCGACCTTCTTCCCCCTTGCGATGATGTGCTTGTGCCTGCTGTTGATATGTTCAACAGCCCGCCCGACAGATTCGATGTACCGAACCTCCGGGCTGCCGCCAAAGTTTTTCCTTATGGTATCTATCTTATCCCGTCCATCAAAGCCAAGGAGAATCTTTTCGCTGCTTGATAAGAAGTGGACGTTCTCCCGGGCGAGAAGGCGAAGAATTTTTCCTTCGTCGCCGGGCAGGGGGAGGGAATCGACGACAACGATTTCCCCCGCATGCCATGCAAAATTTTCCGCATGAGCACCCGTGAAACCGAGGTGATTGATTTTTTCCCTGAGTTCGTTTCTGGAAAGGTACTTGATATAACGGGGCACTCTCAGGCAACTCCCGTAGCCGGGCTGGGGGTATCCGGGGGATTGTGCTCCTCGATTATCTGTTTGATCAGGAACCCGTCGATCACCTCATCTTCGAGGAGCTTTTGCACGACCCGGTGCAGGACTTCGACGTTCTTCGTCAACATCTCCTTTGCACTTTCGTAGCACCCGTTCACGATGCTCGTTACCTCGTCGTCTATCTCCTGGGCCGTTGACTCGCTGTAATCCTGCTGCCTCCCAAACTCCTTCCCGAGAAATATGGCTTCGTCTTTTTTCCCGAATG includes these proteins:
- a CDS encoding cell division protein FtsH, translating into RGMALGVTQQLPIDERHTYSRKYLLNNITILMGGRAAEEIVLGIITTGAGNDIDRATSIARKMVCEWGMSDKLGPVTFGKKDEAIFLGKEFGRQQDYSESTAQEIDDEVTSIVNGCYESAKEMLTKNVEVLHRVVQKLLEDEVIDGFLIKQIIEEHNPPDTPSPATGVA